TCTTGTTACCACCTTTTTGTTCCCCATTTCATCACTTCCTGTTCATACAATAACCATTTATTCATGTCTTAATACAAACAAACTATATTAGGACAAAACTTGGATACACTTTCAGGTTTCCATATACTTGATTCTGATGCTGTTATTGGATTATAATTGGAGTTTTGTAtcagtaatatattttaatttttaaagaaaacttttattactcagaaataaataaaactccAATTCTTATAGAAGGAAAACACCAAAAAACAACTATGTAAGTTTTTCCCTTtccttatatattataatagttagaagagaaaaaggagaatatAGTACCTGTTGGGGCTACTGTGGGGTCTGTGGTTTTGCATGTCACCGATTGTTTGTAAGAAGATGAGGATGAATTTAAAGATTCAGAGGCTGATATTGTCTCTTCCGGTGTTTTAGAATCTGCTACAAGAACGTTTGCTTCCTCGCTCCTTGATGTGCTTATAAGTTCGTCTACAATAAATCAGATATTTCACATGAGAAAAAGGGTACAAGTAACAGCACAATCATCAACCCATTTTTccttcattctttttatttttctctggGACCCCTTTTCTCAATAACTTAATTACAAAAGTAACAGCATTATTTATATTGTTCAGTGTTTGGTTTGGAATTATAGCATTCTGAACCAAACTGACCATATCATTAAGAGCTCGTGTAGTAATCAGTGCATATATGACATACATATACCTGAAAATCCACAAAACCTTTCTATCTGGTTCATGCAGTAGAAGTTGAAGTTCTCTACTGGTGTGTGCCATAAGGGGTTGAAGTTCCAGAAACTCTGAAGTGAAGAAATCATTATGTATATTCAGCCTCAACCAAAGAACAAGAGAAAATCAAACTGAtctaaagaaaaactaaaacaaagagTATACATAGTTAATTCTATACCTGCTCAAGGTCATCTATGAAACTCATGCTATGCCCATCAGTAGTAGTACATGGCAGTAAGCGTCTACGTTTGGAACGTTCACATGATTCAATCAAAGCATCTTCGAGATACCCAGTTGAGAAATCAGAGTGTTGAGGGGAGAGTGATGGTGTACTTCCCTCCATAGCTTCCACTGCATATTGAATATCATCAATCATTGCATTGCAAGCTAGTTATTTACATTAATATCGTTATCCAAGAAGGTAGaaatataaagagaaataaaagtaTAGTACTTAAAGACATTTTGTCCGCGTTGAGAACTCCAATGTTGTGATAATCCCAACCTAGGGAAGAACCACAGAGGCTAGTAGTAGTAGAAGTGTAAGCTAGGGAATGAAGATTGTTCATTTTGTAACAAGGTATACTACACAGTGTGACTTGATAGcaacaaaaaatgatgagaaGGGTCTATTTATGTACAAGTTATGGAAGAAAACAGAAAAGCATGGATGAGTTTAAGAAAGAGTAGGAATAGTAGTAGTATGAGTCAGTCAACGCAGGGTGAGGAGAAAAGTGGATGTTCCTTGGGATTCTGAAAATGTGTTTGTGTTcactttagttttttaaaatttatttccttGGTTATATATGTGGGGGACTAAATAATTACAAAGGTTATCATATTGTGCTTCTGCTCTTAAATGTAAAGCAGGGGTGTGGAAAAGACATGCCCCCAAAGAGACATAATTCAAATTTCAGCTTTTccttttgtgtttttcttcctGGACCCTTTGTATGGTATGGTTACCAACCGTTTCTCCAATGGggcatttcttttttcttcccttGCACATTCTCTCACTCATTGTGGGGGTCATATCTTCCACCACATGGAAAATCAACTTGGTGGGTGTCATATAACAAAAGGGTCCCACCAGAGGGCATGCTGTTGAGGGGCCcataaaaggttaaaaaagatgagttgaagaagaagatgaattaaATCATGGGGTTTGGTCTTAGGGACCACCTTTTTTCATCCCAGGGTTTGCTTCAATGGTTTCAATATATTGTGGAATTTTGTTGCACACAGACAGACATTGTAGTTTGTGTGGATACTGATGGATGCACTCACAATCTAACAGAACCTTTCTCCACTCACCAtgtctttttcttcctattATTCTTACTTTTAATTGGTATAAATAAATAGGATTTAATTCATACACCTTGGATGCATAAATGAAACTGGAGTTCAATAAAGAACATGAATTAGCATTAACAGCTCCTAAGGTCATGAACTTGGTTGGACCTGCATAAGTAGTACAAGGCAGGTAcacaattaaaagtaaaatgttttGAGTCAGAATGAAAACATGTGAAGGAAATTTGAATTCATTGAAGTTTTCAAAAGTCCAATGTCCATTTACATTCCCAGCAACTGTTTCCTGGGTACCATATATCAACTTGAGTGTTAGATGAAACAGGCAAGCAATTATGGCGTCCAAATATTTTACTTAGTTCAGGCATTTATGGAAACCAGAAATTTACCCTATTCAATATTCTTAATCACAGCATGGGCTTTTTTTAATTGCTTGCTattcaaaggaaaaagaaactaGAGGAATAATTTCTTCTAGGTTCGAATCATCCCATTTTGctttaaaaatcttaatttaatatCGTGCATtaaagaagaacaaaagaaaaaaaaagagaagaatcaAAATACATACCAGAACCCTAAAAAGATAAATCGAGTGCTAGGACTTTGACGAGTAGTTACTCATCATCTCAATTTTAACGCTTTTCTTTTTCGTCattcttctttaatttaaataaatatataaataattgcacctcaatttcaattttattttataatgaatgaTAATTCTTGATAATTCTTGGAATGCAAATAAAACCATGAGAGTTTGATCCAAAATAGATAATATCTTACCAAGTATGGAaatctatgtgtgtgtcgaacctcccCAATAATAATGACCTAATATGGAGAGAGAGATTGTAAGTCAAAATTTGGTACAGCTTAATCATGAGAAgcatatgttttcttttcataaaccTCTACTTAAAAAAGGGTTTAATGATCATtagtttttaagtaaaataaattaaattcaaagctgaacttaaaattgaatttacaaATTGTATCAATTGAAGTAATGATGGTTTTCacatcttctttgttcttttatattaaagcaTAATCTTTGTATTAGATGATGAGGTGTATTTGAAGGAGTCTCTCCATATAtctttttacattaaaattaatttaaaaattattttaatgattaattttgatttataaaaaaggTAATTGTAATTTATAGAGAAACTCTTTTAGGCTTAAACGACTGGATTAACGATTCAAGTGGAAAATTGGGTTTCTTTCACTAATTGAAAGGAACTCGTGAAAGAGAGTTTGATGATGAAAGAAAAgtagatttgaaaaactaagaTGGCAATTCGAAATGAGAATTTGAATAAAGGAAGAAAGTAGAGCATAGAACATACTATTGTACtcttcaaaacaaaacagaaaagcCACATTTGATTCCTGAAATTTTCCCTTCATTTACATGCAAAAAGCAACAAGAAAATCCATTCTGTGCGTAGTTGTTCCGGAAAAAGTAATGGAACACCAATTAAATTCAAAGAAcgatacaaaatataaataatagaaaaatgcaAAGTTTCTAAGACGTGccttttaaaaattctaaacaaaAGAATCTATGTAAGCTTCATAAACAAGCTTCGTACAAAAAAGGGCGGAATAGAAGGGcacaaaatcataacttttgatttgaattgtttattacATTGTATTCACTTGAGGATGAATTACTGTTTACACATTTCCGAGAGTGAGGAAGGGACGACAAAGTCGTGTTCACTTGTAATTATTTGCGTGGAACGATTGCAGGTGAATTGCGGGATTCGTTACTTTTTAATCAATTGCGAAGGAGGCAAGATTTGGAGGAATCAAAGTGAAAATGTCTCATGTGTCcctatataaacatataattctGTTAAGACTCTATGATAATATACTGATGCAATTTAAGTTTCTGTGAAAACTGCACATTTATTCAGATAATAAAGATGGTATTTATAAGTCTTTACAAAAGAAACTGAAAGAAAGAAACTGACTAACAACCTACGTAAATAGTGGACGAAAGAATAGCACCCCTATATTTATTCTTCCTAAAAATCGCGGTGCAGTTATTTAGCAAAtacttaaaaacataaaatagttAACAATCCCTCCCTTAAGCTTTCAGCTTATTTCAGTAGCCTCCAACACTCCAAGCATTCGTCTGAACTTTTCAAATTAATCTAACTTCAAAGCTTTTGTCATTATATCAGCCAATTGCTCAGTTGTACTGCAATATCTTAAATTAATCACTTCATCATTAACTAATTCTCTGAGGAAATGAAACCTTACTGCAATATGTTTGCTTCTGCCATGAAAATCAGGATTTTTAGACAGCTGAATGGTTGAATTATTGTCGCATAAAATCTCAGTAGCTTATGTGTTTCTTATTCCAATGTGCTCTAAAATTCTTTCAAGCCAAATACATTGACATGCACAGAATGCTGCAGCAATATATTCCGCCTCAGTGGTAGATAGGCTTACTACAGGTTGTTTATTTGAAGCCCATGATACAACTGTTGTTCCTATCATGAAAACTGCACCTGATGTGCTTCTCCTATCATCTGAATCTCCTGCATAGTTGCTGTCACTATAGGCAGTGAAAtctatttttcttccttttttataGAAGATACCATATTCAATTGTGCCTTTAAGATATCTAAGAAGCCTTTTAATTGCGAACCAGTGAGATTCTTTCGGATTTGCCATGTATCTACTGATCAAGCTTGTTCCAAACAGTAAGTCTGGACGTGTGGCTATTAAATACATGAGGCAACCAATGACTTGCTTAAACTTTGTGGCATCTATTGGAGTTCCCTCGTCATCTTTGGATAACATGGTTCCTGGTGCTATGGGATTTCGTACGGGATTGTTGTCTAACATATTAAATCGAGCTAGTATTTCCTTTGCATACCTTCGTTAGCAAATAAAGATGCCTGCTTCATTTTGAATAACTTCTATTCCCAAAAAATATCTCATCCTTCCCAAATCTGTCATATCAAACTCCAACTGCATCAATCTTTTGAATTCTTCACAAATATCTTTGTTATTTCCAGTAAAGATTAGATCATCCACATACAAACTGACTATCAGGATATCGCTTCTAACCTTTTTCGTCAATAGAGTGTGTTCACTGGCGCAACGTTCAAAttgttctttaataaaatacGCTTCAATTTTACTGTACCAAGCTCGTGGTGCTTGTTTGAGCCCATATAAGGCTTTTCGAAGTTTGTAGACTTggctttctcttcctttcttaaTAAAGCCGGTGGGTTGTTGCACATAAATCTCTTCTGTAATTTCACCATGTAAAAATGCACTCTTTACATCAAGCTGAAAAACTTCCCATGCATTTTGAGCAACTACAACTAGTAACACTCTCACAGTGTCAAGTCTTGCAACAGGGGCGAAAACTTCTGTGTAGTTGACGCCGTAGGTTTGTGCATAGCCTTTGGCTACCAATCTAGCTTTGTACTTTTTTACATGTCCTCTTTCATTGAGCTTTGTTTTGAGGACCCACTTCACTCCTATCGGTATCACTCCATTAGGTGGATCAACTAGTTCCCACGTATCGTTATTCTCAATAGCTTTCATCTCAGCATCCATTGCTTCCCTCCATTTTTGGCTTGCATTTGCTTTTTCAAAAGTGTTAGGATCCTCAGTTGTCATCATTGCTAATAGATCGTCTTTGTCTTCTTCTACACACAAATTAGTTTCATAATCTATTAACCATGTAGGTTGTCTCCGTGTTCTCGTAACCCTCCCTTCATCTGGATCAACAGTGTGTTCTGAATCCAGAGCTGGTCCAactatttatgtttttgatTCTGGATTGTTTGTGTTATCTGCGGCTGCTTCGGGTTGTAGCCCCTCACCGTCGTCTTCGTCTTGGTCTTCCACATCAAGAGCAGTAGGTGTGCATTTCTGTTTTGTTCTCATTCCAGTTCCAATGCTTATCTTCTTCGAATACCACATCCCTGTTGACAATCACTTTTTTTGTAATGTGATCAAAAAGTTTGTAACCTTTTGTCTCATCACTCACGCCTAAGAGAACACATTGGTGACTCTTGTCATCTAATTTCCTTCGTCGTTGATCTGGAATATGAACATGCGCAATGCATCCAAATATGcgaaaataatttacattagGTTTGATTCCACTCCATACCTCTTTAGGTGTCTTGTATTCAACTGTAGTTGTTAGACTCCTATTCTGGATGTGAACGCACCATTTTACTGCCTTAGGCTAGAAGGTCTTGGGAACTTGTTTTTCATGAAGTACGGATCTTACTGCATTCATAATTGTCATGTTCTTGTGCTCTgcaactccattttgttgaggagtgtAAGCAGTTGTGAGTTGTCTGGAAATGCCTTGGTGGTCACAAAATTCTGAGAATGCTTTAGATGTGAACTCCCCTCCTCGATCAGTCCTTAGACAGACAATGTAAGCTCTAGCTTCCTTTTTGACACAtgctttgaattttttaaatgcaTTGAATGTCTCGGATTTATCCTGCAAAAAATAAATCCATGTTTTGCGTGAATAATCATCAACGAAACTCAGTATATACCCTTTGTCGTTGTTTGATATTGGTGAAATAGGACCACAGATATCCGCATGGACCAATTGAAGTCTATTTGATGTGTGCCAGGAGCTTTGTTTTGGTATTGTGGTTCGATGTTGTTTGCCCACGAGACACGTAGTGCATACATCTGTGGACATGTTTAGCGAGGGTAGCCCGATCACCATTTGTCTTTGAGCAAGTGTGTGGAGTCCTCTAAAATTAAGATGTCCATATCGTTTGTGCCATAGTTGGGTTTCTTCCTCGGAACAGTTTTCGACTTGTAAGCACTTGGACTGTTGAGGGTGCATCGAAGCTGATAAATGAAACATACGATTTCCTCTCATAGTGGTATGGATAATTAACCCTCTGTCAGGATAAAATATTTTGCATGATCCATGTTGAATCAAGATCGTAAGACCTTTCTCTTGTAGTTGTCCGAGACTCAAAAGATTAGTTTTAAGTTGTGGAACATAGTAGACGTCTGAAATGACATGAGTAATGTTCCCTAGCTGGACCCGAATGCTCCCTTTAGCAGTCACTTCCAATGTAGTATCATTACCAAGCTTCACACTTTTATGGAGTCCTTCCTCATTTATTTCAGTAAACCAAAGTTTATTACCGGTCATATGATTGCTACAACCTGAGTCGAGAAACCAATCTTCCATTTGTACTGGACGTGTCACCTCTTCATATGCAACCAAAAAAACTTCATCCTCAGTGGTTGTTGCTTCTTCAAATGTCGCGTAATGAGCTTGTTTTGCTATTCCAGGGCACTCATATTGGAAATGACCCAGCTTGTGGCAATGAAAACACTCAATTAGTGCTTTATTGAAAGGTTGTCGTCCACGTCCTCTCCCTCGTCCTCGACCTCCTCTGCTACTGGCGTGACCACGACCACGACTTGCCCAATCATATTGCGTAACTTGCAGTACCTGTTCTTCTGATGGTTGAGAATCTTGCATTCGTTGTTCATGCACAAGCAGGCTCCCATGGAGTTCATCAAGACTCAAGGTACTTAGGTCATTGGCTTCCTCGATGGAACATACCACATAGTTGAATTTTGAAGTTAAAGACCTGAGAATCTTGCTAACCACTGTACTAGAGTCCATTGATTCACCGTTGgctttcattttatttacaaCACTAAGTGTGCATCCAATGTAGTTGTCGACTTTCTCACCGTCCTTCATTGTTAGGAGTTCAAACTCACGACGAAGTGTTTGAAGCTGAGCACGTTTAACCCTTGTTGAACCTTGATACTTCTTTTGCATGGACTTCCAGATTGCCTGTGGCGTACCTTTGTCAAGAATTGTTTCCAGAATTTCTCTGTCGATGGCCTGAAACAAAAAAGTTTTTCACTTTTAGATCCTTAAGCTGCGCATCTTCTACAGCTTTTCTTTGAGCCTTGGTTGCTGTCAAAGTCATCACTGGAATTTCGTCTTCAACAAGTTGTCATAGTTCTTTGCTATAAGAAAGTTTCCATAGCCAAGGACCAGAAGTCATAGTGTCCATCGAAGCGTGGAATAGCTGGTTGAACGAATTTTTCCTTAGATAGACATGACTTTTCACACTGTTTTCTCACTCTGTATCACTCTGTATCAGGCCCCTTGATGGAGCTTTGATACTAGTTGTTAAGACTCTATGATAATATACTGATGCAATTTAAGTTTCTGTAAAAAATGCACATTTATTCAGATAATAAAGATGGCATTTATAAGCCTTtacaaaagaaactaaaagaaagaaactgaCTAACAACCTACGTGAATAGTGGACGAAAGAATAGCACCCCTATATTTATTCTTCCTAAAAATCAGGGTGCAGTTATTTAGCAAAtacttaaaaacataaaatatttaacaaattccACTGCGAATCTTCATAAGTTAATATATTCGATTCAAACTAATAAGAATCAATTccaacaattataaaataagaaaagaagtttgTTGCACTGTGCACTCACAAGAGGAGTTactaaaagtgaaaatgaaCGTTGTAGAGAGATTCCTGAGGCCTCTGATGAGTTGCTTCACACAGGCATTGCATAGGAAAGATTCCCCATACTCACAGTACACACACAGTAAcattttgaacaacttttgACCATTGAAGAGCATTAATATGTGGTTTGTTTATGGTTGTTGTTGTCTTCATTGAGGCAGAAGTTGGAGTTGGAGCATTGTGTTGTGCAAGTGAACGAAGGAGCTTTGTCTACAAGTGTGTTTAGCTGTGTATTGTTTGGTGCGTTGAGTGCGgatgaagaaagaaagcaaAGGTTAGTATGATTGTAGTTGTTTAGGAAagtgtttgttattttttacattgCGGGTTGGTGGTAGATGAAGAAGATAACGTTGATGGGCAGTGGATGATGAAGAACAAGAACCTGCAAGCTAGAGAAGACGAAGAAGGTGAAACCGTATTCGGTTCCAAGAGGTCGTATTCGGTTACAGGCGTGTGAAGAAGAACAAGGGAAAGCGTATTCGGTTCCCATAAACGCATATTCGGTTCCCCCATTTTCAAAAGAGTTTCCCAAGTGTGTATTTGGTTATGATGGCCTGCATTAT
This genomic stretch from Vigna radiata var. radiata cultivar VC1973A chromosome 7, Vradiata_ver6, whole genome shotgun sequence harbors:
- the LOC106766206 gene encoding uncharacterized protein LOC106766206 gives rise to the protein MLSKDDEGTPIDATKFKQVIGCLMYLIATRPDLLFGTSLISRYMANPKESHWFAIKRLLRYLKGTIEYGIFYKKGRKIDFTAYSDSNYAGDSDDRRSTSGAVFMIGTTVVSWASNKQPVVSLSTTEAEYIAAAFCACQCIWLERILEHIGIRNT
- the LOC106767733 gene encoding uncharacterized protein LOC106767733; translation: MNNLHSLAYTSTTTSLCGSSLGWDYHNIGVLNADKMSLMEAMEGSTPSLSPQHSDFSTGYLEDALIESCERSKRRRLLPCTTTDGHSMSFIDDLEQSFWNFNPLWHTPVENFNFYCMNQIERFCGFSDELISTSRSEEANVLVADSKTPEETISASESLNSSSSSYKQSVTCKTTDPTVAPTGSDEMGNKKVVTRVVYPFAMVKPGGREGDVTLNDINERILMPPTRPVRHPVGDFACRPCVSAEGPGLSGKAVVALTRIHTQGRGTITIIRTKG